One region of Arvicola amphibius chromosome 3, mArvAmp1.2, whole genome shotgun sequence genomic DNA includes:
- the LOC119810387 gene encoding olfactory receptor 8B3-like gives MGTVNVSMVTEFYLVGLTEQPELQIPLFFLFLAMYLITALGNLCLIILTLLNSHLHTPMYFFLFNLSFIDISYCSVFTPQMLMNFILQDNVISYMECMTQVYFFIFFAVSECFVLTSMAYDRYMAICNPLIYNVVMSPKVCLNLMIGSYFIAFSNAIAHTTCVLRLSFCDANIINHYFCDIPPLLQLSCTSTYVNELIILVVGNINLIVSTSTIFISYGFILSSIIHNSSSEGRSKAFSTCSSHILAVSLFFGSSALAYFKPSSSRSMNEGKISSVFYTNVVLMMNPLIYSLRNKAIKLALRKTLISRNI, from the coding sequence ATGGGCACAGTAAATGTCTCTATGGTGACTGAATTCTATCTGGTAGGATTAACAGAGCAGCCTGAACTCCAGATACCCTTGTTCTTTCTGTTCCTAGCAATGTATTTGATCACTGCATTGGGAAATTTGTGTTTAATAATTCTGACTCTGCTGAATTCTCACCTGCACACGCCTATgtacttttttctatttaatttgtcCTTTATAGACATTAGTTATTGTTCTGTGTTCACTCCCCAAATGCTGATGAACTTTATATTACAGGATAATGTCATTTCTTACATGGAGTGTATGACCCAAgtctatttcttcattttctttgctgtttctgagtgttttgttttgacttcaatggcctatgatcgctataTGGCCATCTGTAATCCATTGATTTATAATGTTGTCATGTCTCCTAAAGTATGTTTGAACCTCATGATTGGTTCCTACTTTATTGCATTTTCCAATGCTATAGCTCACACTACATGCGTGTTGAGACTGAGTTTCTGTGATGCCAACATCATCAACCACTACTTCTGTGATATTCCTCCTTTGCTCCAGCTCTCCTGCACAAGTACATATGTCAATGAACTTATAATTCTTGTTGTTGGGAACATCAACCTCATTGTTTCTACTTCAACTATCTTTATCTCCTATGGTTTCATCCTTTCCAGCATCATCCACAACAGTTCCTCTGAGGGCAGGTCCAaagccttcagcacctgcagctcccacattcttgctgtttctctcttctttggtTCAAGTGCACTTGCGTATTTCAAACCCTCCTCATCAAGATCTATGAATGAAGGTAAAATCTCTTCTGTATTTTACACTAATGTGGTTCTGATGATGAATCCTTTAATCTATAGCTTGAGGAACAAAGCTATTAAACTTGCTTTAAGGAAAACTTTGATTAGCAGGAACATTTGA